The following proteins are encoded in a genomic region of Deinococcus arcticus:
- a CDS encoding NUDIX hydrolase has translation MSLRQCAATLLTNPLGQCLLVQQSYGLRLWGCPGGVMDPGETAPEAAVREAREEVGVEVELTGLVGLYRLQGGGWPDILAWVFAAQIVAGTPRPDPAEVAALGWFGPGDRPGPLLPDAGAALDDWAAGRAGVVRTVQRTLTLPPLT, from the coding sequence ATGTCTCTGCGCCAGTGTGCCGCCACCCTGCTCACCAACCCTCTGGGCCAGTGTCTGCTGGTGCAGCAAAGCTATGGCCTGCGCCTGTGGGGCTGTCCGGGCGGGGTGATGGACCCCGGCGAAACCGCCCCCGAGGCGGCCGTGCGCGAGGCGCGTGAAGAGGTGGGCGTGGAGGTGGAACTGACCGGGCTGGTTGGCCTGTACCGCCTGCAGGGCGGCGGCTGGCCCGACATTCTGGCCTGGGTGTTCGCCGCGCAGATCGTGGCAGGCACGCCCCGGCCCGACCCGGCGGAAGTGGCCGCCCTGGGCTGGTTTGGCCCGGGGGACCGGCCCGGCCCCCTGCTGCCCGATGCCGGCGCGGCGCTGGATGACTGGGCGGCCGGACGCGCGGGCGTGGTGCGAACCGTGCAGCGCACCCTGACCCTGCCGCCGCTGACCTGA
- a CDS encoding XRE family transcriptional regulator, whose product MTLPASGPDLAPWLREQRRRQGLGQAELCALTAQHGGEAGRVTQPYLSRLERGERALSALTPARQDALRRALNLSLSEWTARTGLRPLAPHPSEDVLGTLELVRVPVRALATAGLPTTEAEGRVIDYELVPLRDHRPGMLVLEVQGDSMSTEAGGIRPGDRVYVDPGDLDLREGRIYVLHVPGLGLTVKRLRRYGEHLWLSSDNPDHPPVKPEEATVVGRVYFHQPRGQRL is encoded by the coding sequence ATGACCTTGCCCGCCTCTGGCCCCGACCTGGCTCCCTGGCTGCGTGAACAGCGGCGGCGCCAGGGGCTGGGGCAGGCCGAACTGTGCGCCCTGACCGCGCAGCACGGCGGCGAGGCCGGGCGGGTGACCCAGCCGTACCTGAGCCGTCTGGAGCGCGGCGAACGCGCCCTGAGCGCCCTGACCCCCGCGCGGCAGGACGCCCTGCGCCGGGCGCTGAACCTGTCGCTGAGCGAGTGGACGGCGCGCACCGGCCTGCGCCCCCTGGCCCCCCACCCCAGCGAGGACGTGCTGGGCACCCTGGAACTGGTGCGGGTGCCGGTGCGCGCCCTGGCCACTGCGGGGCTGCCCACCACCGAGGCCGAGGGCCGCGTGATTGACTACGAACTCGTGCCGCTGCGCGACCACCGCCCCGGGATGCTGGTGCTGGAGGTGCAGGGTGACTCCATGAGCACCGAGGCGGGCGGCATTCGCCCCGGGGACCGCGTGTATGTGGACCCCGGCGACCTGGACCTGCGTGAGGGCCGCATCTACGTGCTGCATGTGCCGGGCCTGGGCCTGACCGTCAAGCGCCTGCGCCGTTACGGCGAGCACCTGTGGCTGAGCAGCGACAATCCCGACCACCCGCCCGTCAAGCCCGAGGAAGCCACGGTGGTGGGGCGGGTGTATTTTCACCAGCCGCGCGGGCAGCGGCTGTAG
- a CDS encoding S1C family serine protease, whose product MALLTGLLTAGSAQQAAPVPSPAAPGQNVQDRRVRAAAPAPLSAQEQATLQALVGRVRPATVRVEQCPTPACTTRDGVGTGVLISADGLVLTAYHVIEGATVLSVQTENRTRYRAEVVGYNDQDDLALLRVQVPAGTPFLPLATARPAVGDIALAIGNGGGAFLKTKVGRLTGLDSDAGRADFPPGTLELNAPLVPGDSGGPVVNTRGEVTGIVSYVSVNPQARQPQSYAVPVTAADPRLAQMKAGVKLDAPVIGIFLGGPFSDLFFLPAEGFRKLAPLLKLGDTPGAFFTSISRGSPAEKAGLRPLVLNDDAERISGDIVTAVNGKRIVNFGEFQYAVRAYKPGDTITLSVLRDGKPLEIKLTLAGRSTLRN is encoded by the coding sequence GTGGCCCTGCTTACGGGCCTGCTCACGGCAGGCAGTGCCCAGCAGGCTGCGCCTGTCCCCAGTCCTGCGGCGCCGGGCCAGAATGTTCAGGACCGGCGGGTGCGCGCCGCGGCGCCCGCGCCCCTCAGTGCGCAGGAGCAGGCCACCCTTCAGGCCCTGGTGGGCCGCGTGCGCCCGGCCACCGTGCGGGTAGAGCAGTGCCCCACCCCCGCCTGCACCACCCGCGACGGCGTGGGCACCGGCGTGCTGATCTCGGCCGATGGGCTGGTGCTGACCGCCTACCATGTGATTGAGGGCGCCACCGTCCTGAGCGTGCAGACCGAGAACCGCACCCGTTACCGCGCCGAGGTGGTGGGCTACAACGACCAGGACGATCTGGCGCTGCTGCGGGTGCAGGTGCCGGCGGGGACGCCCTTCCTGCCGCTGGCCACTGCGCGACCGGCCGTGGGCGATATTGCGCTGGCGATTGGCAATGGGGGCGGCGCTTTCCTGAAAACCAAGGTAGGCCGCCTGACGGGGCTGGATTCGGACGCGGGGCGCGCGGATTTTCCCCCCGGCACCCTGGAACTGAACGCGCCGCTGGTGCCTGGCGACAGCGGCGGCCCGGTGGTGAACACCCGGGGCGAGGTGACGGGCATTGTCAGCTACGTCAGCGTGAATCCGCAGGCCCGGCAGCCGCAGTCCTACGCGGTCCCCGTGACTGCTGCTGATCCCCGGCTGGCCCAGATGAAGGCGGGCGTGAAGCTGGACGCCCCGGTGATCGGCATTTTTCTGGGCGGTCCCTTCTCGGACCTGTTTTTCCTGCCTGCCGAGGGCTTTCGCAAACTGGCGCCGCTGCTGAAGCTGGGCGACACCCCCGGCGCCTTTTTCACCAGCATCTCGCGGGGCAGCCCTGCCGAGAAGGCGGGCCTGCGCCCACTGGTGCTCAACGACGACGCCGAGCGGATCTCGGGGGACATTGTGACCGCCGTGAACGGCAAGCGCATCGTGAACTTCGGCGAATTCCAGTACGCGGTGCGTGCCTACAAACCCGGCGACACAATCACCCTGAGCGTGCTGCGCGACGGCAAACCGCTGGAGATCAAGCTGACCCTGGCTGGCCGCAGCACCCTGCGGAACTGA